A single uncultured Acetobacterium sp. DNA region contains:
- the uvrA gene encoding excinuclease ABC subunit UvrA, producing the protein MKYIEIKGAKEHNLKNIDLKIPRDQLVVFTGLSGSGKSSLAFDTIYAEGQRRYMESLSSYARQFLGQSQKPNVESIDGLSPAISIDQKTTNRNPRSTVGTVTEIYDYLRLLYARIGIPHCPKCGKVVASQSVDQIVDAILALPPKTKFQILAPVIRKEKGQHKKIIDHIKKEGFVRIVVDGEPMEVSDEINLDKNKKHTIEVVVDRLVAKEDLGKRLSDSLETALKLAGGLVICDVIGGEQMLFSEKLSCADCGIAMDTLEPRTFSFNNPFGMCPDCHGLGFHQEVDPDLLIPEKHLSISEGAIKFFGLKNDSKYYYNLIKALAEKHQFSIDTPLEDASPAFIDALLYGSDEVLEISYEGKFSGTYTSTFEGLIKNMERRYIETPSDRMRTLIERYMSETPCPTCHGKRLNPTSLAVTINDKNIIEITDMSIGKLIEFFKTQIMTDREMIIGESIFKEINARLNFLKNVGLEYLTLSRNAGSLSGGESQRIRLATQIGSGLVGVLYVLDEPSIGLHQRDNQKLLETLRRLTDLGNSLIVVEHDEETMQAADYIVDIGPGPGLHGGQIVAQGSLEEIIATPESITGQYFSGKRFIPIPEMRRSGNGETIKVTGARENNLKNLDVEFPLGKFICVTGVSGSGKSTLINEILYKGISQKLYRGLKKPGKYKNIDGIESIDKVIDIDQSPIGRTPRSNPATYTGVFDQIRDLFAKTPEAKARGYQKGRFSFNVKGGRCEKCSGDGIIKIEMHFLPDVYVPCEVCGGRRYNRETLEVKYKGKNIADVLEMTVEEALEFFSNIPKINEKLQTLNDVGLSYVRLGQPSTQLSGGEAQRIKLATELSKRNTGKTLYILDEPTTGLHIADVHQLITVLQRLADSGSTVVVIEHQLDVIKVADHIIDLGPEGGDGGGTIIAMGTPEEIASVPESYTGQYLKKLLK; encoded by the coding sequence ATGAAATACATAGAAATAAAAGGTGCCAAAGAGCATAACTTAAAAAATATCGATTTAAAAATACCCCGGGATCAGTTGGTGGTCTTTACCGGGCTCAGCGGATCGGGAAAATCATCGCTGGCATTTGACACCATCTACGCCGAAGGTCAGCGTCGTTATATGGAATCCCTGTCATCCTATGCGCGGCAGTTTTTAGGCCAGTCCCAAAAACCAAATGTGGAAAGCATTGACGGGTTGTCGCCAGCCATTTCCATTGACCAGAAGACGACCAACCGAAATCCCCGCTCGACGGTTGGAACGGTAACCGAAATCTACGATTACCTGCGTTTGCTTTATGCACGAATCGGGATTCCCCATTGTCCCAAGTGCGGTAAGGTGGTGGCGTCCCAGTCGGTAGATCAAATTGTCGATGCGATTCTCGCCCTGCCACCGAAAACGAAGTTTCAAATACTGGCTCCGGTGATCCGGAAAGAAAAGGGGCAGCATAAAAAAATCATCGATCATATCAAAAAAGAAGGTTTTGTGCGGATTGTTGTGGATGGCGAACCGATGGAGGTTTCCGACGAAATTAATCTGGATAAAAATAAAAAGCATACCATCGAAGTGGTGGTGGATCGCCTGGTTGCCAAAGAGGATCTTGGTAAAAGACTGTCTGACTCATTGGAAACTGCGCTGAAACTGGCTGGCGGTTTGGTGATCTGCGATGTCATCGGTGGAGAACAGATGCTTTTTAGTGAGAAATTGTCTTGTGCGGATTGTGGCATTGCCATGGATACCCTGGAGCCTCGCACCTTTTCCTTTAACAATCCTTTTGGCATGTGCCCGGATTGTCATGGGCTGGGCTTTCATCAGGAAGTCGATCCGGATCTGCTGATCCCGGAGAAGCACTTGTCAATTTCCGAAGGGGCGATTAAATTTTTTGGCTTAAAAAACGATTCCAAATACTATTATAATTTGATTAAAGCCCTGGCGGAAAAACATCAGTTTTCGATCGACACCCCACTTGAAGATGCCAGTCCGGCATTTATTGATGCGCTGTTATATGGCAGTGATGAGGTGCTGGAAATTTCCTATGAAGGTAAATTCTCGGGAACCTATACTTCAACCTTTGAGGGTCTGATCAAAAATATGGAGCGGCGTTATATTGAAACTCCGTCAGATCGGATGCGCACTTTGATCGAGCGATACATGTCGGAAACCCCTTGTCCGACCTGTCACGGCAAGCGGCTGAATCCAACCAGTCTGGCGGTGACCATCAATGATAAAAACATCATCGAAATTACCGATATGTCAATCGGGAAATTGATTGAATTCTTTAAAACCCAAATAATGACAGACCGGGAAATGATCATTGGCGAATCGATTTTTAAAGAAATCAACGCCCGGCTGAATTTCCTCAAAAACGTCGGATTGGAATATCTGACGCTGTCACGAAATGCCGGATCATTGTCAGGGGGGGAATCCCAACGAATCCGGCTGGCCACCCAGATTGGCTCGGGTTTGGTGGGTGTGCTGTACGTTTTGGATGAACCCAGCATCGGACTTCATCAACGGGATAATCAAAAACTGCTGGAAACCCTGCGACGGCTAACTGATTTAGGAAATTCCCTGATTGTCGTGGAACACGACGAAGAAACCATGCAAGCGGCCGATTATATCGTTGATATTGGCCCCGGCCCAGGGCTTCATGGCGGTCAGATTGTCGCTCAGGGAAGTCTTGAAGAAATCATCGCAACTCCGGAATCCATTACTGGTCAGTATTTCAGCGGCAAACGGTTTATCCCGATTCCGGAAATGCGGCGAAGTGGAAATGGCGAGACGATCAAAGTCACCGGAGCCAGGGAGAATAATTTAAAAAACCTGGATGTTGAGTTCCCGCTGGGAAAATTCATCTGTGTCACTGGGGTTTCTGGCTCCGGAAAAAGTACGCTGATTAATGAAATTCTTTATAAGGGAATCTCCCAAAAGCTCTATCGAGGCTTAAAGAAACCCGGGAAATACAAAAATATTGACGGCATTGAAAGCATTGACAAGGTCATCGACATTGATCAGTCTCCCATCGGGCGAACCCCCCGATCCAACCCGGCCACCTATACCGGGGTATTTGATCAGATTCGCGATTTATTTGCCAAAACTCCGGAAGCCAAAGCAAGAGGCTACCAAAAAGGCCGGTTCAGCTTTAATGTAAAAGGCGGTCGCTGTGAAAAATGCAGTGGTGACGGCATTATCAAAATCGAAATGCATTTTCTGCCCGATGTTTATGTACCCTGTGAGGTGTGTGGGGGCAGACGGTACAACCGGGAAACTCTGGAAGTAAAATATAAAGGGAAAAACATTGCCGATGTGCTGGAAATGACGGTAGAAGAAGCCCTGGAATTTTTCAGTAATATTCCCAAAATCAATGAAAAACTCCAAACATTAAACGACGTTGGATTAAGCTATGTGCGTCTGGGACAGCCCTCGACTCAATTATCCGGAGGCGAAGCCCAGCGAATCAAACTGGCTACCGAATTAAGCAAACGAAACACCGGCAAAACTTTATACATTCTGGATGAACCCACCACCGGACTGCACATTGCCGATGTCCATCAGCTCATTACCGTGCTTCAACGCCTGGCCGACAGCGGCAGCACCGTGGTGGTCATTGAACACCAGTTGGATGTCATCAAGGTAGCCGATCATATCATCGATCTGGGCCCTGAGGGCGGCGACGGCGGTGGAACGATCATCGCCATGGGTACCCCGGAAGAAATCGCCAGCGTTCCGGAATCATACACCGGCCAGTATTTAAAAAAACTATTAAAATAA
- the ftsX gene encoding permease-like cell division protein FtsX gives MKFSSIKTMPKNVIRDTMKSIERNNLMSIASVLSVIAALIILGIFLILTINVQEVTKDVESKLELKIFLQENFTDTQRETVEQALEKSGLVENVTFESSAEALDNFKASLEDYAPLLNGYNSENNPMPASFVVRVTDPQDMEEVQTLAMSFKDQGVEYVRYGQEYVEALVSFNKFTNTLSIVVLVVLSMISIFIIYNTIKLTVFARRREIGIMKYVGATNAYIRAPFILEGTLLGLMGAIVAFLIIRITYYYILGLVGGNLFLPVDASLASPNAVMGQLIFFFLIYGGVIGAIGSVFAIRKFLDV, from the coding sequence ATGAAGTTTAGTTCCATTAAAACAATGCCCAAAAATGTCATTCGAGATACCATGAAGAGCATTGAGCGAAATAACTTAATGAGTATCGCCTCAGTGTTGTCGGTTATTGCCGCCTTAATTATTTTGGGTATTTTTCTGATTTTGACAATTAATGTTCAGGAAGTCACCAAAGATGTGGAATCAAAACTGGAATTGAAAATATTTCTCCAGGAAAATTTTACGGATACCCAAAGAGAAACCGTTGAGCAAGCCCTTGAAAAAAGCGGCCTGGTTGAGAATGTTACATTTGAAAGTTCAGCAGAAGCCCTGGATAACTTTAAGGCGAGTCTGGAAGATTATGCACCGCTTTTAAATGGCTATAATTCAGAAAATAATCCCATGCCGGCGTCATTTGTGGTTCGGGTAACCGACCCCCAAGATATGGAAGAAGTTCAAACCCTGGCAATGTCCTTTAAAGACCAGGGCGTAGAATATGTCCGTTATGGTCAGGAATATGTGGAGGCGCTGGTGAGTTTTAATAAATTCACAAATACCCTGAGTATTGTGGTATTAGTGGTCTTGTCCATGATTTCCATTTTTATTATTTACAACACCATTAAATTAACGGTTTTTGCCCGACGGCGGGAAATCGGGATTATGAAATATGTGGGAGCAACAAACGCCTATATACGGGCACCTTTCATATTGGAAGGAACCTTGTTGGGATTAATGGGAGCCATTGTGGCATTTTTGATTATCCGGATCACCTACTATTATATTTTAGGGTTAGTTGGCGGAAATCTGTTTCTGCCGGTGGATGCCAGTTTGGCATCACCCAACGCAGTGATGGGACAATTGATATTTTTCTTCCTGATTTATGGAGGAGTTATCGGAGCAATAGGTAGCGTATTTGCGATTCGCAAATTCTTGGATGTATAA
- a CDS encoding peptidoglycan DD-metalloendopeptidase family protein: MTRKRIISSFIGVIITLGLAISPVNAASLTEQLQQSNEKQAAVQYQIDMTQNTIAGIEAEIAKANEEMNRINGVIASINTEIAALEANIAKTQEELNIAEAKRQEQEEAMNERVRTMYMYGNGSMLEFLFTSSDFADFVTKVDMSRYIIESDKESLDALAETKRVIDEKKASIEADRLKTVSKKAEQETSLAQQLDIKAQKDSLVAQNKAIVAQAQAELDAEAAAAADLRSQIAALVAAQNAANGGSTTGGSTTFVPSGTYTWPCDGEITSYFGPRTDPYTGYHEGVDIGASTGTPVRAMGNAQVLSAGWNGGYGNCVVIALGNGMQAYYGHLSSISVSAGQTVNQGDIVGEVGSTGNSTGPHLHFGVISGGDFVDPFGIF, encoded by the coding sequence ATGACAAGAAAAAGAATTATCTCTAGCTTCATTGGTGTGATTATAACATTGGGTCTGGCAATATCCCCGGTTAATGCAGCATCACTGACCGAACAACTGCAGCAAAGCAATGAAAAACAGGCAGCAGTTCAATATCAAATTGATATGACCCAGAACACCATTGCTGGTATTGAAGCAGAAATTGCCAAGGCAAATGAGGAAATGAATCGGATCAACGGTGTTATCGCTTCGATTAATACAGAAATTGCTGCCTTGGAAGCCAATATAGCAAAAACTCAGGAAGAGCTGAATATTGCTGAGGCAAAACGACAGGAGCAGGAAGAAGCTATGAATGAACGCGTCCGTACCATGTATATGTATGGAAACGGAAGTATGCTGGAATTCTTGTTTACATCAAGTGATTTTGCAGATTTTGTAACAAAAGTAGATATGTCACGTTATATTATTGAATCAGATAAGGAATCGCTGGACGCATTGGCTGAAACAAAAAGAGTGATTGATGAAAAGAAGGCCAGCATTGAAGCGGATCGTCTGAAAACAGTCAGCAAAAAAGCCGAACAGGAAACAAGTTTGGCGCAACAACTTGATATAAAAGCCCAAAAAGACAGCTTAGTTGCTCAAAATAAGGCAATCGTAGCCCAGGCCCAGGCAGAGCTTGATGCTGAGGCAGCAGCAGCTGCAGATCTGCGATCTCAGATAGCAGCATTGGTTGCAGCTCAAAATGCAGCCAATGGTGGATCAACTACGGGTGGATCCACGACGTTTGTACCTTCGGGTACCTATACATGGCCATGTGATGGTGAGATCACCAGTTACTTTGGACCACGGACTGACCCCTATACCGGATACCACGAAGGTGTTGATATTGGAGCTTCTACCGGAACACCGGTTCGAGCCATGGGAAATGCTCAGGTTCTATCAGCTGGCTGGAATGGTGGTTATGGTAATTGTGTTGTTATTGCCTTGGGCAATGGCATGCAAGCTTATTATGGTCACTTAAGCTCTATTTCGGTATCAGCAGGTCAAACCGTTAATCAGGGTGATATCGTTGGTGAAGTTGGTTCGACCGGAAATTCAACGGGGCCACATTTGCATTTCGGGGTCATTTCCGGCGGAGACTTTGTTGATCCTTTTGGAATATTTTAA
- a CDS encoding ferrous iron transport protein A, protein MFTLKDLRPGQKACVGSIAVEGLMRRKLMDMGVTPGVEIQVNKTAPFGDPIEVRLRGYSLSLRKKDAENILMVQ, encoded by the coding sequence ATGTTTACATTAAAAGATTTACGACCGGGTCAAAAAGCCTGTGTAGGCTCAATCGCTGTCGAAGGCTTAATGCGACGCAAACTGATGGATATGGGTGTAACACCAGGTGTAGAGATTCAAGTTAATAAAACCGCTCCCTTTGGGGATCCCATTGAGGTTCGTTTAAGAGGATATTCACTCAGTCTCAGAAAAAAAGACGCAGAAAATATATTAATGGTTCAGTAA
- the uvrB gene encoding excinuclease ABC subunit UvrB — protein MKEMKHPFEVVSEYEPKGDQGPAIEKIAKGINDGLKYQTLLGVTGSGKTYTMAKVIETVQRPTLVIAHNKTLAAQLTNEFRSFFPNNAVEYFVSYYDYYQPEAYVPHSDLFIEKDSSINDEIDKLRHSATASLFERRDVIVVASVSCIYGLGSPFDYENMMLSLRPGMEKDRDAIIRKLVEIQFTRNDIAFERNNFRVRGDILEIFPSASSDKAIRLEFFGDEIERITEINTLTGEIYGELNHVSIFPASHHTTTPENLERAIAGIQEELRQRYDEYTQNNRLVEAQRILQRTNYDIEMLREMGYCNGIENYTRYINGLPPGSPPYTLIDYFPKDFLIIADESHVSIPQIGGMFAGDKARKSNLVDYGFRLPSAYDNRPLNFQEFEGKINQIVFTTATPSKYEKEHSQNTVELIIRPTGLIDPEITVRPVTGQIDDLLGEIKLTTGKGNRVLVTTLTKKMAEDLTDYLKENGIAVNYLHSDVDTIERMKILRDLRLGTFDVLVGINLLREGLDLPEVGLVAILDADKEGFLRSETSLIQTVGRAARNLEGHVIMYADKITPSMDRAISETNRRRGIQSAYNEAHNITPSSVKKDIRSIIEATKVAEEPETYDIGDEAVDIDVKIKELEVDMMAAAEALEFERAAKLRDEIHHLKHYRR, from the coding sequence ATGAAAGAAATGAAGCATCCATTTGAGGTTGTCTCGGAATACGAACCCAAGGGAGATCAGGGACCGGCCATCGAAAAAATTGCTAAAGGGATCAATGATGGGTTAAAATATCAAACCCTGTTGGGGGTAACTGGGTCTGGAAAAACCTATACCATGGCTAAGGTCATTGAGACCGTGCAAAGACCAACCCTGGTAATTGCTCACAATAAAACCTTGGCAGCTCAGCTGACCAACGAATTTCGGAGTTTTTTTCCGAATAATGCGGTGGAGTATTTTGTCAGCTATTATGATTATTATCAGCCGGAAGCCTATGTACCCCATTCAGATCTCTTTATTGAAAAAGACTCATCCATCAATGATGAGATTGATAAATTACGTCACTCAGCCACTGCTTCCTTGTTTGAAAGACGGGATGTCATTGTGGTTGCCAGTGTGTCGTGTATCTATGGTTTGGGAAGTCCCTTTGATTATGAAAACATGATGCTATCGCTTCGTCCGGGGATGGAAAAAGACCGTGATGCGATTATCCGAAAGCTAGTGGAGATCCAATTTACCCGAAACGACATCGCTTTTGAGCGAAATAATTTCCGGGTCAGAGGAGATATTCTAGAAATCTTTCCGTCGGCATCATCAGATAAAGCCATTCGCCTGGAATTCTTCGGGGATGAAATCGAGCGGATCACTGAGATCAACACTTTAACTGGTGAAATTTATGGAGAACTGAATCATGTTTCGATTTTCCCGGCCTCCCACCACACCACCACTCCGGAAAATCTGGAGCGGGCGATTGCGGGAATCCAGGAAGAACTGCGACAGCGCTATGATGAATACACCCAAAATAACCGGTTGGTAGAAGCGCAACGGATCCTTCAGCGAACCAATTATGACATTGAAATGCTCCGGGAGATGGGCTACTGCAATGGGATTGAGAACTATACCCGATATATCAACGGGTTGCCCCCAGGCTCGCCGCCCTATACTCTGATTGATTATTTTCCCAAAGATTTTTTAATCATCGCCGACGAATCTCATGTCTCCATTCCTCAGATTGGTGGTATGTTCGCTGGCGATAAGGCTCGCAAAAGCAATCTGGTGGATTATGGATTCCGGTTGCCATCTGCCTACGATAACCGACCACTGAATTTTCAGGAATTCGAAGGCAAGATCAATCAGATTGTCTTCACCACCGCGACACCTAGTAAATATGAAAAAGAACATAGTCAGAATACGGTTGAGTTGATCATCCGACCCACTGGTCTTATTGATCCGGAAATAACGGTTCGTCCGGTTACCGGTCAGATTGATGACCTGCTGGGCGAAATCAAATTGACTACCGGCAAAGGAAATCGGGTATTAGTCACCACCCTAACAAAGAAAATGGCGGAAGATCTCACCGATTATCTGAAAGAAAACGGGATTGCGGTCAATTATCTCCATTCGGATGTGGATACCATTGAGCGGATGAAAATTCTCCGCGATTTACGGTTAGGGACCTTTGATGTCCTGGTCGGTATCAATCTGCTCAGGGAAGGGCTTGACCTGCCTGAGGTTGGCTTAGTAGCGATTTTAGATGCTGATAAAGAAGGGTTCCTGCGTTCGGAGACCTCGCTGATTCAAACTGTCGGCCGAGCGGCCCGTAATCTGGAAGGCCACGTTATTATGTATGCCGATAAAATAACCCCATCCATGGATCGGGCTATCAGTGAAACCAATCGTCGTCGGGGGATTCAGTCAGCTTATAATGAAGCCCACAATATTACTCCCAGCTCGGTTAAAAAGGATATCCGATCAATTATTGAGGCCACCAAAGTGGCTGAAGAGCCGGAAACCTATGATATCGGGGACGAAGCAGTGGATATTGACGTAAAAATCAAAGAACTGGAAGTCGATATGATGGCGGCGGCCGAAGCGCTGGAATTTGAACGGGCCGCCAAGCTGCGTGACGAAATACACCATCTCAAACACTATCGAAGATAG
- a CDS encoding S41 family peptidase, whose translation MENKSKRVKIIIIVAVLIITNIITFTVATTGNFLMGNKLIVNVDSQETANGIKKLLALKNQIGIEYYKDVDNTTLIDGAIKGMFDSLGDPYSTYFTSDEFKKYMESATGVYEGIGVVVTEDDQGFTTVIAPQKGTPAEAAGIKTGDKIIKVDGEDVSTIGSDAVVAKVKGPADSTVNITIARGEEVIEMQLVRKTIEAKTVESRVIGDKGYIQISEFADNTAVDFENQLNELLAQNITGLVIDLRSNPGGGVKQAVEIADRILGDTMVVYTVDKNGNKTEYKSDGTEQLALPMVALVDGGSASSAEILAGALQDTGAAQLVGNKTYGKGIVQEIISLTDGGGFKVTNSEYFTPNGNNIHGKGLEPNIVIDATDFMKNNLFTDEEDVQLQKALQVLSGSN comes from the coding sequence ATGGAAAATAAATCAAAAAGAGTAAAAATTATCATAATTGTTGCAGTGCTGATCATCACAAATATTATCACCTTTACAGTGGCGACAACCGGTAATTTTCTGATGGGGAATAAGCTGATTGTGAATGTTGATAGTCAGGAAACAGCGAATGGGATTAAAAAACTATTGGCACTGAAGAATCAAATTGGCATCGAGTATTATAAAGACGTGGATAATACAACGCTGATTGACGGTGCCATCAAAGGAATGTTTGATAGTCTTGGCGATCCATACAGCACTTATTTTACCTCCGATGAATTTAAAAAATACATGGAATCAGCTACTGGGGTTTACGAAGGTATTGGGGTGGTAGTAACAGAAGATGATCAGGGCTTTACTACCGTGATTGCACCACAGAAAGGCACGCCAGCAGAAGCAGCCGGGATCAAAACGGGAGACAAGATTATCAAAGTGGATGGTGAAGATGTCAGCACGATTGGATCGGATGCGGTGGTTGCAAAAGTGAAGGGGCCGGCGGACTCCACGGTTAATATCACCATTGCTAGAGGTGAAGAAGTCATCGAAATGCAACTTGTTCGTAAAACCATTGAAGCAAAAACGGTTGAATCCAGGGTGATTGGCGATAAAGGTTATATCCAGATCAGCGAGTTTGCCGATAACACAGCCGTTGATTTTGAGAACCAGCTTAATGAACTATTGGCTCAGAACATTACCGGTCTGGTCATCGATTTACGCAGTAATCCCGGTGGTGGGGTAAAACAAGCAGTGGAAATTGCCGACCGGATTTTGGGAGATACCATGGTTGTTTATACCGTTGATAAAAATGGGAATAAAACAGAATATAAGTCAGACGGAACCGAACAACTTGCCTTACCCATGGTTGCCCTTGTGGATGGCGGATCAGCTAGTTCGGCAGAAATTTTAGCCGGTGCACTTCAAGATACGGGCGCCGCTCAACTTGTAGGAAATAAGACATATGGAAAAGGTATCGTTCAGGAAATCATCAGTCTCACCGATGGCGGCGGGTTCAAGGTCACGAATTCCGAATATTTTACGCCCAATGGCAATAATATTCACGGAAAAGGTCTTGAACCGAATATCGTCATTGACGCTACTGACTTTATGAAAAATAATCTCTTCACCGATGAAGAAGACGTCCAGCTTCAAAAAGCACTGCAGGTACTTAGCGGTAGCAACTAG
- the feoB gene encoding ferrous iron transport protein B: MNYKVALVGNPNSGKTTLFNCLTGSNLYVGNWPGVTVEKKEGNLRDTSKNITLVDLPGIYSLAPYSMDEIVSRNFLLEERPDLIINIIDASNIERNLYLSTQLMELNCPMVGALNMMDVVKKTGVEIDVQRMEEIFGYPFIEISAQKETGIDALIKLVEKMVELDKLKEFPQIFPPEIMDLFTEFGSLIKSKYPDVLPGYPGLFRTIKLIEKDEEVMLKIDKNTELLEAIYAVRKKIQAVTHHDVDSTIADYRYRFITEGIGKATKKTKENGVQFQDKLDKVLMNRFAALPIFFFFMFVIYYVSITLVGEITIGGIEWFINDVLMVAVATGLGSLGAADWIIALINDGVITGVGAVLTFVPQLVVLFIFISILEDSGYMARVAFIMDRIFRHFGLSGKSFIPMVVGLGCSVPGIMATRTLENERERKLTAVLTPFISCGAKMPIYVLMASVFFTNYQTLLVFSLYLISLTVVFASGFVLSKTWFKGADSGYLLEIPPLRLPKLKNTSTQVWQRTKEFIVRAGTIIFAVSVVLWFLQSFTPGFQMVQSPDESILATFGKIIAPVFVPLGFGNWVASVALLTGIAAKEMIISTMSVLSSGQGGSLTENISQIFTPVSAYSFVIFVLLASPCMAALATMKKELGNWRDFLFALAYQIGLAYAIAFIIYQVGSRIFV, encoded by the coding sequence ATGAATTATAAGGTAGCTTTGGTGGGAAACCCCAACTCGGGGAAGACCACACTTTTTAATTGTCTCACCGGGAGTAATCTTTATGTGGGGAATTGGCCAGGCGTAACAGTCGAAAAAAAAGAGGGAAATCTCCGGGATACCTCTAAAAATATTACATTGGTGGATCTTCCGGGGATTTACTCATTAGCACCTTATTCCATGGATGAAATTGTATCCCGTAATTTTCTGTTGGAAGAACGTCCGGATCTGATTATCAATATCATTGATGCTTCGAACATTGAACGGAATTTGTATTTAAGTACTCAGCTGATGGAACTTAACTGTCCCATGGTGGGTGCCTTGAATATGATGGATGTGGTCAAGAAAACCGGCGTCGAAATTGATGTACAGCGGATGGAAGAAATCTTCGGCTATCCCTTTATCGAAATATCTGCGCAAAAAGAAACGGGTATCGATGCGCTTATCAAACTGGTGGAAAAGATGGTCGAGTTAGATAAACTCAAAGAATTCCCGCAGATCTTTCCTCCCGAAATTATGGATCTGTTTACTGAATTTGGATCTTTGATAAAAAGCAAATATCCGGATGTATTGCCGGGCTATCCCGGGCTTTTCCGGACCATTAAACTGATCGAAAAAGATGAAGAAGTCATGCTGAAGATTGATAAAAATACTGAATTACTTGAAGCTATTTATGCAGTCAGAAAAAAAATTCAAGCGGTGACACATCACGATGTGGATAGTACTATCGCAGATTACCGATATCGCTTTATCACTGAAGGTATTGGCAAGGCTACAAAAAAAACCAAAGAGAATGGCGTGCAGTTTCAGGATAAACTGGACAAGGTGCTAATGAACCGCTTTGCGGCCTTGCCGATCTTCTTTTTCTTTATGTTTGTCATTTATTATGTATCGATCACGCTGGTAGGCGAAATTACCATTGGCGGCATTGAGTGGTTTATCAATGATGTGCTAATGGTGGCGGTGGCAACCGGCCTGGGCAGTCTTGGAGCCGCCGATTGGATCATTGCCTTAATTAATGATGGCGTCATTACTGGTGTTGGTGCCGTGCTGACCTTTGTGCCCCAGTTGGTGGTTTTGTTTATCTTTATCTCTATCCTGGAAGACAGTGGTTATATGGCACGGGTGGCCTTTATTATGGATCGGATTTTCAGACATTTTGGATTGTCCGGTAAGTCTTTTATCCCGATGGTAGTGGGGTTAGGCTGTTCAGTTCCCGGAATTATGGCAACCCGAACCCTGGAAAATGAGCGGGAACGTAAGCTGACCGCCGTGTTGACGCCATTTATTTCCTGCGGTGCCAAGATGCCCATTTACGTATTGATGGCCTCCGTGTTTTTTACCAACTATCAGACTTTGTTGGTATTTTCATTGTATCTGATCAGTTTGACAGTGGTCTTTGCCTCCGGTTTTGTCCTTTCTAAAACCTGGTTTAAGGGTGCAGATTCGGGATATTTACTGGAGATTCCGCCACTGCGATTGCCAAAACTCAAAAATACATCGACCCAGGTCTGGCAACGGACCAAAGAATTTATTGTCCGGGCGGGAACCATTATTTTTGCAGTCTCGGTGGTGCTCTGGTTTTTACAAAGCTTTACGCCTGGTTTTCAAATGGTTCAATCCCCAGATGAAAGTATTCTGGCAACATTTGGAAAGATCATTGCTCCGGTTTTTGTGCCACTGGGTTTCGGCAATTGGGTAGCATCCGTTGCCTTACTCACCGGAATAGCTGCAAAAGAAATGATCATCAGTACCATGAGTGTACTGTCATCCGGTCAGGGTGGTAGTTTGACTGAAAACATCAGCCAAATTTTCACCCCGGTGTCAGCCTATAGTTTTGTGATTTTTGTGTTGTTGGCATCCCCTTGTATGGCGGCGCTCGCCACCATGAAAAAAGAATTGGGAAATTGGCGGGATTTTCTGTTTGCCTTGGCCTATCAAATTGGTTTGGCCTATGCGATTGCATTCATTATTTATCAGGTCGGCAGTCGGATTTTTGTTTAA